The following nucleotide sequence is from Apium graveolens cultivar Ventura chromosome 4, ASM990537v1, whole genome shotgun sequence.
TACTTGGATATACCTAGCGATAAAAACAGGACATGAACAGGCATCAGAACAAACACATTAGTTTGTGTATACAAAGTTCTAGCCAGCACCATATCAGTTCTAGTGTTCTACAATATTATTCAACCTCTATATTTTAGAACATTATCCAACATTGGACCATCTTTCCCATAAACTGCTTCAGATCTTCCGCAGGAGGTACTTAATATACCTAGAAAGCCGACAGAATCATTGTCTTATACCTGCGAGCTCAAATGGAACGTTACGTCTGACACTTGCAATATGTTAACCTTTTAAGGTTCTAGCATCCATTGTATTACATGTCAATCTGAATTTGTAATATTTAAGACATTTCATGCTATTATAGTTTTGATATTAATCTAAACGAACTCGGCTATTAAAGGATAACTTAATCAAGTGCCGGTAGACATTTAAGTAAAACGTCAGCAGCATGTTCCAGTTCTTTCTCGGTTATTATCAATGGTGGTACAAGCCTCACAACATTTCCTTTCCCAGCAGTTAATATCAACAGACCAGAATGCAGGCACGCATCTACAAGCGGTGCAGCAGGTACATCCAACTCTATACCAATGATAAGCCCCAAACCCCGCACTTCTTTGACATGGGGGTTCCCTCCTAATTTTTGTGACAAGAGTTTCATGAAGTACTGACCTTTACTGGTTACGCTGGCCAGAAAGCTTGGATTTGAAATTTTATCCAGAACTGCAATTGCAGCGTTGCAAACAAGTGGCCCACCTGCAAAAGTGCTTCCATGATCTCCATAACTAATAGCCTCTGCAACTTTTTCAGTCACCAGTACAGCACCAATGGGCAGACCTCCGGCAAGAGGCTTTGCAAGAGTCATAATATCAGGGAATATGTTGTAGTCTTCGTGTGCCCAAAGATAACCAGTTCGGCCCAAGCCACATTGAACCTACGGTGAGATATGCAAGACAGGTTAACCAACTAATCTTTAAACAAGGTGCTCAGAGTTATAACATTACACACTAGAAATCGGCACAGTACTTGAATAGAAATCAGCTTCGAGCATTAGTTTATTCATAATATAGAGTAGTGTTCTATTATAATAGAAACCAACTATCTTTTCTCTAGCACACTTGTTTCCTAGGAACATACTACTGTTGCAAGATCCATGTTTTCTGACAATCTAGCACTGTAGAGAAATTCCTTTGATAGCGTGAAGAATATTCTTCTCTTTATATATTTCTTCTCCCTATAATTTAGACATTAAAGGTATTTACAGGAGATAAACGTTTTTTAACCAACATGATTCTTAAACCTATTTCCAACTATCTATCTCTGCATACTCCCCCTGCCTCGCTGCCTTATGAAAGCAATATGGAAACGAACGTTTAATGATTCAAAGAAGATGTTACTACCCTTGAACTGATACTCTAGTCTAGTGAATAAATATGTGCAGACACTGTGAAGGCCATGCTGCTTGCAGAAGCGGGAGCGGTGGTAAGAATGGCTACACGAGTATAAGATGTCTAGAAACTACTAGCAAACCATTCAGCATATCTCCATCATGTGCAGTGATTACTAGTAAACAATGTGCTGAATAGTTACTTTCCTGTCACTACAACAGAATACTACTTTAAACTGCTGACAGGCTAATTACCCACAACCTTGACAATTAACAGACTGTTATTTAATCACCTGTTCATAAACATGTTAATTTATCGTCACTTGTACTCTATTAAAAGAACTTATGCATATCTTCACCAAGACAGGAAAGATGCGAAAAAAACGTTATGTAATGAAACTCAGATATCACATCCTGCTGCGTATTCAGGAAGTGGCAATAAAATGCAATCATCAGTATAGCGATTATATTTTGCGCAAGCAGTTGTACCTCATCAAAGACCAGCAGAGATCCAGCCGCATCACATGCAGCGCGCAGAGATTGTAAGAAGTCCTTTGTTGCACTGTATATACCACCCTCACCCTGAATAGGCTCTACAAAGACAGCAGCAATGTTGCCAGACTGAATAAGTTCTGTTGCAGCTTGGATATCACCATACTCTAAGAATGTAACTCCAGGCATAACAGGTTGAAAAGGTGTCCTGTAATGCTCTTTGCTAGTTAACGCAAGAGCACCCATAGTCCTACCATGAAAGCTGTTACTAAATGAAATGAAATCAGAAGGTGGATGCGTATTATCAGGGTGGGAAAACCGCTGGAATTTCCGAGCAAATTTAATTGCAGCTTCATTTGCTTCTGTTCCGGAATTTGAGAAAAACACACGATCGGCAAAAGAGCATGATACAAGGCGTTTTGCTAGCTCCACCTACATAATacaattaaaattattaattaactGAAGATATGAAGTGCACATACTCATAAGTCATTATTCTTGGGAGGGGGGGGGGTAAGGAAACTGAAGTCCAATGTAATTCACAACAGTAACATATCAAGGCATCTATTAATCTATTACTGATGCAAAACAGACAGCTGTAAGCCAGTAACCTGAATTGGTTGTGTATTAGCGCAATGTCGGCACTCGGCAGATAAGTAAGCAATTTGCAACTTTGCAATTAACTCCTTAATAATATGATCTAATGCTACATGTAGACATACATTTTGGAAAATTTTAGAGCCACCAGCTAGGCCACGTTTCGACTACTAATTGACTGATGAAGCTTCGATTCTTTATCCATTTTACTTCTTATAATCACCAATCAAACAACATTTACCACCGTCCACATGTTTACAATTACTAGCCTCCAACTAAATGACTGAACGCTAAAGCTTTaaaatttattcattttatttctCATAATCGCCAATCAAACATTACACCACAGTCCACATACAAACAACTACTAGCCTCCAGCACTAAATGTCCGATAAGGCTTCAATCTTTATTCATCTAACTTCTTATAATCACCAATAAAACAATAATTAACCACATAAAAACAATTACTAAAGTCATCGATCAGTTCCTGCCTAAACGAAACAAATTATAATAGATACTATCCTAAACTCACCAAACAATTAAGCAATATGCCCTACTCTGCAAGCTCCTCGATAATAAAATCTTATCCGACATTATACAAAATGTGCACAAACACTTACGAAGAATAAAGAGTCACCAGAGAAGGCCATTAAGTTCCCACTACAAAATCACTAATAAAACTTCGATCTTTATTCAATTTACTCTGAATAAATACCAATCAAATAACAATTAACCATGTAAAAACAGATTCTACCCTGTACCAAAGCAAAATCTAACTACATTTAGCACATACACACATTCATACTTAACGAAAGCTTCAAACTTTATGCATTTTACTTCATATATTCACCAATCAACCTCAGAAAAACAATAACTACCCTATACCGCATCAAGATTTAACTACATTTTGCATACATTCATACATAAAAAATCATAAACTTCGAAAttcaagaaaacaaaaaaaacCCACCTGGGCAATAGCATAGAAAACATTGCTAacatcacacacacacacaatcatacataaaaaaaatcttaaattttaaaaattcaagaaaacaaaaaaaacCCACCTGAGGAACAGTGTAAAAGATATTGCTAACATGAGTAAGAGTATTAGCCTGTTGAGTAACAGCTTGAATCCAATCAGGATCACCATGACCAAGAGCATTCACAGCAATCCCAGAAGTCAAGTCCAAATACTCTTGCCCCTCAACATCAAACAATTTACAGCCTTTGCCACTGGAAAACACAACTGGGGTTCTTGCATAAGTGCCCACAATCACCTTTTTATCACCTTCCATTACATCTTTACTTGTTAAAACATCATGGTTTGTGGTTAAAGGTTGGTGGGTTTCAAGATTGTTGGAAGTGTAACACACGCGCCGCCCTGAGATGGTGGGCCATGGTGGGGTCTTGCGGTGGAGATTGGTGGCTGGGAAAAAGGGTTTGGTTAGGGAGAAATGAGTTGTAGCCATTGTGTTCGGAAGCTTGTCATAAGTTGTTAGTTACCAGTTAGGGTTAAGTAAAACAAATTGAAAAAGAATCGAATAATGGAAAAATCAACttcaaaaatttattatttcCGGAGCTTATTTTTTGTTTACGAAACTAAAATAATGTGAAAAAGATCGAAAGAATCATATGACTTCAGCCCGGTTAACAGTAATAATaatgaaattttaatttcaaaatatatTTCATATTAAAATTTCATTCCCGTTAACCGAGTTAAAATCCCATATCTAAACGGCCCCTTATTTTTTTAGAGACTGTTTATGTGATTCATAGGGGCATTTTTGTCTTTCCACAATTTTcttattctgaaaataaaaaatcagttctgaaaatattatttccatttttctaattattatatttttttgacaaatatgacTTATAACCTTACAAATGAGTATTTGTTCTCATATTGTTCTCATAAATCTCGGGGTGAGCGAGGATCGAATCCAGTACCTAGGACGACAGAGGATAAATTCTTAACCACTTGAGCTATCCAACCGTGCTCGTAATTATTATACTAGTTTGTCAGCTGTTAGTTAGTTAATTAGATTGTTCATACCTTTACATAATCATTAGAGTTTACAGTATACACGCACACGCATACTGTAAGCGAAGAAGATCATTTCCAAGTTACAGATTGTAGAATAGCTTGTATATTTTTTTGTTCAATATTGAGAAAATATTTCATATTTATGGATATAATAATTTCATATTTCAACTGTTAAAATGGTATCAGGACGGTGTTCATCATTTCATCTCCGATCTATATTGTTATATCTTTGATCTTCATCAGGTTTCATCGTTTTTTTTGCGTTTATTGTTCAATTATTATAAAAAGTTAATTACTACACTTATTTCTTTGATAAATCGAAATTGAATTATACGATTTGTTGAttgatttcattgattgtttgtGTCTTGATCTGATATTCTTAGTGTGTTAAGTGTGATGAATACTGGTACAAATACAGTCAATAATAATAATACTGATTCATCAAGTATTTTCTATATTCATCCGTCTGGTGCAACAACATCTCAACTAGCATTTGTCAAATTTAATTGTAGTGGTTATACAAATTGGAAGAGATCGATAATGTTAATTATGTCAACCAAGAATAAGCTTGATTTCGTGAATGAAATTATCAAGATGTAAATTCCACTAAGTTTTTAGACCGGAAACATTGTAATGATTTGGTTATCTCATGGTTATTGTTCAACCTTGACGAAAAGATTGATAAGAGTATTTTATTTTTACAAACCGTAAGGGAAATTTGGAAAGATCTATAAGATATATATGAGTTTACTGAGATGTATTCGCTTGAACAGAAATTGACTGAACTAAACCAAGAAAATCAGAGTATATCTGATTTTTACATATAGATCAAGTCACTTTGGGACAATCTAGATGACTTTAGTCCATTGACCTTTTGAGAGTTTTGGCAAGTGTACTTGTGGTGTTAATGTCAAAACTATGCAAATGCAGCAAAAATATAGATTGTTGCAGTTTTTATTGAAATTTATTGATCAGTTTTCTGGTGTCAGAGATCATGTATTGATGATGTAGCCTCTACCTACAGTTTCTCAAGTATTAAGGCTGATTTTTCAGGAGGAAAATCACAAAGATCTCACATGCTTGAAGTTTTAGACAAAATTACAGATCTGCAGGATAGAGTCTATTCTCCAATTCTCGTGGAACCTTTTCTGGTAATCATGGAGTTGGTACTGGAAGTATAAATTTTGGAGCCAAAAGGCCTGGTTCAAACGACTATTGTCCACACTGCAAGGTTCCAGGATATAGTGCTGAAAGATGCTTAAGAATTCATGGTTATCCATCTGGATTCAAGTTTAACAATACTAGAAAGGTTGCAGTTGCTTGTTCAAGTGTGGCAGACACTAATAGTAATATTCATGAGATCAAAGATTCAATTTAAGTTGAGCAGTATAAATAATTGATTGAGTTGCTTAATTCTTAAAAGATTCAAAACAATTTAGAAGACTCATCTTGCCATACTGCATTATCAAGTACCACTTGCTTAATGACTATTTTAATCCTTTACAATTACTTCTAGATAGTGGAGCCACCGATCATATTTGTCCCGATATTACAGTACTATCAGATCTTAAATCTATTGATAGTTTTGAAAATCACATCACAATTCCTGATGGAAGGCGGATTAAAACTATGCATATATGATCGTGAAATTGAGTGATACAGTGTTCTTCGAGATGTTTTGCATGTTTCAGAATTTTAATTCAAATTGATCTCTAGTCATTTTCAGTTAACATTTACCATCGGGAAATGTTTTATACAGGGTCTTTCTCAGAAAGAACAACCAATTCTTCTTGGTAACATGAGAAATGGGCTGCATATTGTCGATCATAATGATTTAATTGCTACAGCCTCCACTTATGCAAGATATTATCTTACAACTACAATTGATGCAAGATTATGGTATCTGAGGCTTGGTCATCTACCATTTTCACATATAAAATTTCTTCTCCAGATCTATATTTCAAAGACAGTGACATAATATGTCAAGTTTGCCTTCTTGCTAAACAAGATGGGAATTCCTTTCTCATAGTACTATAAAGACTACATCTGTTCTAGAAATGTAATATGTAAATATTTGGGGCCATATAAGACAAAAACTCATTATGGTTGTACTATGTTTGTCAATATTATggatgattttagtagatataCCTGGATATATTTGATGAAGTACAAGTCTGAAGCTTTAAATTATTCTTATCAACTTTGTCAGCTATGCAGAGAATCAGTTCAAGCAGAAAGTTTTATGTGTTCGGACATATAATGCTTTGGAATTGTGTGAAGGTACTTTAAACTCTTTTATCAGATTAAGGGTATTAAACATCAGACTGGTTGCATTCATACTCCCCAACGGAATGACATTGTAGAAAGAAAACATATGCATCTTCTTGATACTGCTAGAGCATTAATTGTTTTAATCTATAATTTCAGATATTTTTAGGGTGAATGCATCTTATATGCATCATACTTGATTAACATGGTTCCTTTAGCTAGTATTAGTAATGTAACTCCATATAGCATACTATATAAGGAGTCACCTAATTTATCAATCATAAAGCCATTTGGTTGTCTCTGTTTTGCATCTACTTTGAGAGTTAATAGGTCAGAATTTCATCCAAGAGCTTCTCCTCAGGTATTTTTAGGTTATTCTCATACATAGAAAGGCTATAAAATCCTGAATTTCCAAACAAAAGCAATTTCAGTGTCTAGATATGTCAAATTTCATGAATTTCACTTCCCTTATCATTTGATCAATTATGCTGATAGTTTTAAGTATGCCTTTACTATATTTCTTCCAAAATTCACATCTAGGCTTGATGATCCTCCTATCTTACACAATTCTAATTTGCCAACTATAGT
It contains:
- the LOC141717474 gene encoding acetylornithine aminotransferase, mitochondrial, producing the protein MATTHFSLTKPFFPATNLHRKTPPWPTISGRRVCYTSNNLETHQPLTTNHDVLTSKDVMEGDKKVIVGTYARTPVVFSSGKGCKLFDVEGQEYLDLTSGIAVNALGHGDPDWIQAVTQQANTLTHVSNIFYTVPQVELAKRLVSCSFADRVFFSNSGTEANEAAIKFARKFQRFSHPDNTHPPSDFISFSNSFHGRTMGALALTSKEHYRTPFQPVMPGVTFLEYGDIQAATELIQSGNIAAVFVEPIQGEGGIYSATKDFLQSLRAACDAAGSLLVFDEVQCGLGRTGYLWAHEDYNIFPDIMTLAKPLAGGLPIGAVLVTEKVAEAISYGDHGSTFAGGPLVCNAAIAVLDKISNPSFLASVTSKGQYFMKLLSQKLGGNPHVKEVRGLGLIIGIELDVPAAPLVDACLHSGLLILTAGKGNVVRLVPPLIITEKELEHAADVLLKCLPALD